A genome region from Streptomyces sp. S4.7 includes the following:
- the serC gene encoding phosphoserine transaminase codes for MADIQIPADIKPADGRFGAGPSKVRTEAVDALAATGTSLLGTSHRQAPVKNLVGAVRDGVRELFQLPEGYEVILGNGGSTAFWDIATHGLIENKSQHLTFGEFSSKFAKASKLAPWLAEPTVISSSPGTRPDPEAESGVDVYALTHNETSTGVAAPVRRVAGADEGALVLVDATSGAGGLPVDIAETDVYYFAPQKSFASDGGLWIGVFSPAALERAARVHGSGRHVPEFFSLPTAIDNSLKNQTYNTPALSTLFLLNEQLTWLNTQGGLDWSTARTATSARTLYGWAESSKYATPFVLDPAHRSQVIGTIDFSDEIDAAAIAKVLRANGIVDTEPYRKLGRNQLRVAMFPAIDPADIEALTACVDYVIDKL; via the coding sequence GTGGCCGATATTCAGATTCCCGCTGACATCAAGCCCGCCGACGGTCGTTTCGGCGCGGGCCCCTCCAAGGTACGTACGGAGGCGGTCGACGCCCTGGCCGCCACCGGCACCTCTCTCCTCGGCACGTCCCACCGCCAGGCCCCGGTGAAGAACCTGGTCGGCGCGGTGCGTGACGGTGTGCGCGAGCTCTTCCAGCTCCCCGAGGGCTACGAGGTGATCCTGGGCAACGGCGGTTCCACCGCCTTCTGGGACATCGCGACGCACGGTTTGATCGAGAACAAGTCGCAGCACCTGACGTTCGGCGAGTTCTCGTCGAAGTTCGCGAAGGCGTCGAAGCTCGCCCCCTGGCTGGCCGAGCCGACCGTCATCTCCTCCTCGCCGGGCACCCGCCCGGACCCGGAGGCCGAGTCGGGCGTGGACGTGTACGCGCTCACGCACAACGAGACCTCCACCGGTGTCGCCGCGCCCGTCAGGCGTGTCGCGGGCGCCGACGAGGGCGCGCTCGTGCTGGTCGACGCGACGTCCGGCGCCGGCGGTCTGCCGGTCGACATCGCCGAGACCGACGTCTACTACTTCGCCCCGCAGAAGTCCTTCGCCTCCGACGGCGGCCTGTGGATCGGCGTCTTCTCGCCGGCCGCGCTGGAGCGCGCCGCGCGTGTCCACGGCTCGGGCAGGCACGTCCCGGAGTTCTTCTCGCTGCCGACGGCGATCGACAACTCGCTGAAGAACCAGACGTACAACACCCCCGCGCTCTCGACGCTCTTCCTGCTGAACGAGCAGCTGACCTGGCTGAACACCCAGGGCGGTCTCGACTGGTCGACCGCCCGCACGGCCACGTCCGCGCGCACGCTGTACGGCTGGGCGGAGTCGTCCAAGTACGCGACGCCGTTCGTGCTCGACCCGGCGCACCGCTCGCAGGTCATCGGCACGATCGACTTCTCGGACGAGATCGACGCCGCTGCCATCGCCAAGGTCCTGCGCGCCAACGGCATCGTGGACACGGAGCCGTACCGCAAGCTGGGCCGCAACCAGCTGCGGGTGGCGATGTTCCCGGCGATCGACCCGGCGGACATCGAGGCACTGACGGCGTGCGTCGACTACGTGATCGACAAGCTCTGA
- a CDS encoding Uma2 family endonuclease, producing the protein MITFTTNRAVPAYDDGLDNKVTAYAEAKIPVYVIVDRRHTRPHVLTDPVAGDYASHRIHAPGEQIVLPESIGAEVKPDVSAVLKTGEPRNAT; encoded by the coding sequence ATGATCACGTTCACGACGAATCGGGCTGTCCCGGCTTACGATGATGGTCTCGACAACAAGGTCACCGCTTACGCCGAGGCCAAGATCCCCGTCTACGTGATCGTCGACCGCAGACACACCCGACCGCACGTGCTCACCGACCCCGTCGCCGGCGACTACGCAAGCCACCGCATCCACGCGCCCGGCGAGCAGATCGTCCTCCCCGAGTCGATCGGCGCCGAGGTGAAGCCCGACGTCTCGGCCGTGCTCAAGACCGGGGAGCCCAGGAACGCGACCTGA
- a CDS encoding ABC transporter permease, whose product MSTNTDPRTDQNAGVSLVVDDTHGRAYWAVADCWNLVRRSLTHYQRQPSYILWMLGFPLVSVLLYGYVFGSAMKVPGGGDYREFLMPGMFTMTMAFGFMNTATAFVTDSSKGVHDRFRSMPMAPSAVVTGRGVGDMLTACAELAILALTALAIGWRADGGLLAFLAAFGLLMLLRFSLIWVGVWLGLVVPGPEQAGSLFAVAFPVTMISSVFVAPSLMPDWLGVVAAWNPVSATVTATRELFGNPVASGGTWPEEHALLLSVAWPVAITLLFVPLAVRRFQRLSR is encoded by the coding sequence ATGAGCACCAACACGGATCCGAGGACGGATCAGAACGCGGGGGTGAGCCTGGTGGTGGACGACACGCACGGCCGCGCCTACTGGGCGGTGGCCGACTGCTGGAACCTCGTACGCCGCAGCCTGACCCACTATCAGCGCCAGCCCTCCTACATCCTCTGGATGCTGGGCTTCCCGCTCGTCTCCGTGCTGCTCTACGGCTATGTCTTCGGTAGCGCGATGAAGGTGCCGGGCGGGGGTGACTACCGGGAGTTCCTGATGCCGGGCATGTTCACCATGACGATGGCCTTCGGCTTCATGAACACGGCGACCGCTTTCGTCACCGACTCCAGCAAGGGAGTGCACGACCGCTTCCGGTCGATGCCGATGGCACCGTCGGCGGTGGTCACGGGACGCGGCGTCGGGGACATGCTCACCGCGTGCGCGGAACTGGCGATCCTCGCGCTCACAGCCCTGGCGATCGGCTGGCGCGCGGACGGCGGCCTGCTCGCCTTCCTGGCGGCCTTCGGCCTGCTCATGCTGCTGCGCTTCTCGCTGATCTGGGTCGGAGTCTGGCTCGGCCTGGTCGTCCCGGGCCCCGAACAGGCCGGAAGTCTCTTCGCCGTCGCCTTCCCGGTGACGATGATCTCCAGCGTCTTCGTCGCCCCGTCCCTGATGCCGGACTGGCTGGGCGTGGTCGCCGCGTGGAACCCGGTGTCGGCGACGGTGACGGCGACCCGGGAACTGTTCGGCAACCCGGTGGCGAGCGGCGGCACCTGGCCGGAGGAACACGCACTGCTGCTGTCGGTGGCCTGGCCGGTGGCGATCACGCTGCTGTTCGTCCCACTGGCGGTGCGGAGGTTCCAGCGGCTGAGCCGGTGA
- a CDS encoding ATP-binding cassette domain-containing protein, whose protein sequence is MNDHAVTDDNATEYAVHAEAIRKRYGDTYALDGFDLAVRTGTVHGLLGPNGAGKTTAVRALATLLRLDGGRATVAGADVRTAPRTVRARIGLTGQYAAVDEILTGRQNLEMFGRLFHLGGRRAALRAGELLERFDLVDAADKGVREYSGGMRRRLDLAASMILAPRVLFLDEPTTGLDPRGRGEVWDAVRALVAGGTTVLLTTQYLDEADKLASHITVIDRGRAIADDTPDGLKNTVGGDLIEVVVHDERELPAAAEVVARVAGSVPATDTEARRVHTPVTDRVAALTDVARELRDRGIAAEDIGLRRPSLDDVFLRLTGHRSEEAPTDATTTKRTKTEVAA, encoded by the coding sequence GTGAACGACCACGCCGTGACCGACGACAACGCGACCGAATACGCCGTGCACGCCGAAGCGATCCGCAAGCGTTACGGGGACACCTACGCCCTCGACGGCTTCGACCTCGCCGTACGCACCGGAACCGTGCACGGCCTCCTCGGCCCGAACGGCGCGGGCAAGACCACCGCCGTACGCGCGCTCGCCACCCTGCTGAGGCTCGACGGTGGGCGCGCGACGGTCGCCGGGGCCGATGTGCGCACCGCACCGCGCACCGTCCGCGCCCGGATCGGGCTCACCGGGCAGTACGCGGCGGTCGACGAGATCCTCACCGGCCGGCAGAACCTGGAGATGTTCGGCCGCCTCTTCCACCTCGGCGGACGGCGGGCCGCGCTGCGCGCCGGGGAACTGCTGGAGCGATTCGACCTGGTGGACGCGGCGGACAAGGGCGTGCGCGAGTACAGCGGCGGTATGCGGCGCCGGCTCGACCTCGCCGCGTCGATGATCCTCGCGCCCCGGGTCCTCTTCCTCGACGAGCCGACGACCGGACTCGACCCGCGCGGGCGCGGCGAGGTCTGGGACGCCGTGCGGGCGCTGGTGGCGGGCGGTACGACCGTGCTGCTCACGACGCAGTATCTGGACGAGGCCGACAAGCTCGCCTCGCACATCACGGTCATCGACCGGGGGCGGGCGATCGCCGACGACACACCGGACGGGCTGAAGAACACCGTGGGCGGTGACCTGATCGAGGTCGTCGTCCACGACGAGCGCGAACTCCCGGCGGCGGCCGAGGTGGTGGCACGCGTCGCGGGATCGGTGCCGGCGACGGACACCGAGGCACGCCGGGTGCACACGCCCGTCACCGACCGGGTGGCCGCGCTGACGGACGTCGCGCGGGAGCTGCGGGACCGGGGGATCGCGGCGGAGGACATCGGCCTGCGCCGTCCGAGCCTGGACGACGTGTTCCTGCGGCTGACGGGCCACCGTTCGGAAGAGGCGCCGACCGACGCGACGACGACGAAGAGGACGAAGACCGAGGTGGCGGCATGA
- a CDS encoding TetR/AcrR family transcriptional regulator — protein MATTESSGSGDVSRSMELLWGTGERATRGPKPGLTLDRIVTAAVELADAEGLSAVSMRRLSTELGAGTMSLYRHVPGRAELVDLMLDRVQSESGTPTAEPDPSAAPGWRKTVETAARGELALYQAHPWLVSVNQTRPVLGPGAVGGMETMLTGIKDMGLTDPELISVIIMVSGYVSGVARTQVQAVEVQQASGISDDEFWKAQAPILSAVMNSGRYPVMATLSEDAFGPDFDHFEFGLQRLLDGLEVLVARRTGGG, from the coding sequence ATGGCGACGACGGAAAGCAGCGGCAGCGGCGACGTGTCCCGCAGCATGGAACTCCTCTGGGGCACCGGCGAGCGGGCGACCCGGGGACCCAAACCGGGGCTCACGCTCGACCGGATCGTCACGGCCGCCGTCGAACTCGCGGACGCCGAGGGGCTCTCCGCGGTCTCGATGCGCAGACTCTCCACGGAGCTGGGCGCGGGAACGATGTCGCTCTACCGCCATGTCCCCGGCCGGGCCGAGCTGGTGGACCTGATGCTGGACCGCGTACAGAGCGAGTCCGGTACGCCCACCGCCGAACCGGATCCCTCGGCCGCCCCCGGCTGGCGGAAGACCGTCGAGACGGCGGCCCGCGGCGAACTCGCCCTCTACCAGGCCCACCCCTGGCTGGTCTCCGTCAACCAGACCAGGCCCGTCCTCGGCCCCGGCGCCGTCGGCGGCATGGAGACGATGCTCACCGGCATAAAGGACATGGGCCTGACCGACCCCGAGCTGATCTCCGTGATCATCATGGTCAGCGGTTACGTCTCAGGCGTCGCCCGCACCCAGGTGCAGGCCGTCGAGGTCCAGCAGGCGAGCGGCATCAGCGACGACGAGTTCTGGAAGGCGCAGGCGCCGATCCTGTCGGCGGTGATGAACAGCGGGCGCTACCCGGTGATGGCCACGCTCTCGGAAGACGCGTTCGGCCCCGACTTCGACCACTTCGAGTTCGGGCTCCAGCGGCTGCTCGACGGCCTGGAGGTGCTGGTCGCGCGGCGCACCGGCGGCGGCTGA
- a CDS encoding WD40 repeat domain-containing protein, producing the protein MVKVKDVRPSPPPVPRAGRVRSVLAAAVLVLAGAAGALCGPAAVAAPAAPAADPDRSFRITDPRITESSGLAASRAHPGVYWTHNDQDKPLVYGIDSRTGETVATITMRGVGEPRDMEAISVGADGDIYVGDIGDNLNGSWDHVWIYRFPEPKTLADATVDATQYTVRYADGPRDAEALMVHPATGRLYIASKNEDGGGLYEGPAELTANGTNTFTRIGEVPWVTDGAFSPDGRELLLRSYFSARGYVWKNGRPGADHRVRAPIQGQAESVTYTLDGSALMFGTEGTRSQVERVDIDKEGGSSGGAGSTGDGAAGDGVGGESGNITIGAVVLVGAAVLFFGFRRRKQSG; encoded by the coding sequence ATGGTCAAGGTCAAGGACGTGCGTCCGTCTCCGCCCCCCGTTCCGCGCGCGGGCCGTGTCCGGTCCGTCCTCGCGGCGGCGGTGCTCGTCCTGGCGGGCGCGGCGGGCGCGCTCTGCGGCCCGGCGGCCGTAGCCGCACCGGCCGCGCCCGCCGCCGACCCCGACCGGAGCTTCCGGATCACGGACCCGCGCATCACCGAGTCCAGCGGTCTCGCCGCCAGCCGCGCGCACCCGGGCGTGTACTGGACGCACAACGACCAGGACAAGCCCCTCGTCTACGGCATCGACTCGCGGACCGGCGAGACCGTCGCGACGATCACCATGCGCGGGGTCGGCGAGCCCCGTGACATGGAGGCGATCTCCGTCGGCGCCGACGGAGACATCTACGTCGGTGACATCGGCGACAACCTCAACGGCAGCTGGGACCACGTCTGGATCTACCGCTTCCCCGAGCCGAAGACGCTCGCGGACGCGACGGTCGACGCCACGCAGTACACCGTGAGGTACGCGGACGGCCCGCGCGACGCCGAGGCGCTGATGGTCCATCCCGCCACCGGCCGCCTCTACATCGCCTCGAAGAACGAGGACGGTGGCGGCCTCTACGAAGGCCCGGCCGAGCTCACCGCGAACGGCACGAACACCTTCACCCGCATCGGCGAGGTGCCGTGGGTGACCGACGGCGCGTTCTCGCCGGACGGCAGGGAACTGCTGCTGCGCTCGTACTTCAGCGCCCGCGGTTACGTGTGGAAGAACGGCCGCCCGGGCGCCGACCACCGCGTCCGGGCCCCGATCCAGGGGCAGGCCGAGTCGGTGACGTACACCCTGGACGGGTCGGCCCTGATGTTCGGCACGGAGGGGACGCGCAGCCAGGTCGAGCGCGTCGACATCGACAAGGAGGGCGGTTCGTCCGGAGGCGCGGGAAGCACGGGCGACGGCGCGGCGGGGGACGGCGTCGGGGGCGAGAGCGGGAACATCACCATCGGCGCGGTGGTGCTCGTGGGAGCCGCCGTGCTGTTCTTCGGGTTCAGGCGCCGGAAGCAGAGCGGCTGA